The Nocardia sp. BMG51109 nucleotide sequence ATCCTCGGCCCCACCATATTTTCCGGCACCGCGCGCCGCGGGCTGTCCGTTCGCCCCGCCGCCCACCGTGCTGGAGCTGAACTCCGCCGAACAGCTGAGCCGGGTGCGGATCTGGGACGGCAGCACACCGTGGCTGATCACCGGATACGACGCGATCCGCATGTTGTTCGCCGATCCCCGCGTCAGCGTCGACGACCGCAAGCCCGGTTATCCGCACTGGAACGAGGGCATGCAATCCACGGTGCACCAGCGGCCCCGGTCGGTGTTCACCTCCGATGCAGAGGAACACTCCCGCTACCGCCGGATGCTCACGAAACCGTTCACCTACAAGCGGATCGAGGCGCTGCGCCCGGCGGTACAGCGGATCACCGACGAGCATATCGACGCGATCCTCGCCGGTCCCCGGCCGGCCGATCTCGTCGAGTCGCTGTCCCTCCCGATCCCGTCGCTGGTGATCAGCGAGATGCTCGGGGTGCCCTACGAGGACGCGGAATTCTTTCAGGCACAGGCCAATCGGGGCATGAACCGGTACGCCACCGCCGAGGACGCGGCGAAGGGCGCGGGCGCGCTCGCGCGGTATCTCGCCGGTCTGGTTCGCGCCAAGGCCGACGAGCCGGGCGAGAATCTGGTGTCCGATCTGGCCGAACGTGTGTCGGCCGGTGAGCTGAGCGTGCCCGAGGCCGCCCAACTGGGCACCGGTGTGCTCATCGCCGGTCACGAGACGACCGCGAACCAGATCAGCCTGAGCGTGGTTGCGCTGCTGGAACATCCGGACCAGCTGGCGCTGCTCCGCGATGCCGAGGACCCCAAGGTGGTCGCGGTGGCCGTCGAGGAGCTGATGCGGTATCTGAGCATCATCCAGACGGGACAGCGCCGCATCGCGGACGAGGACATCGAGGTGGCCGGTCGGGTGATCCGCGCGGGCGAGGGGATCATTCTCGATGTGGCCCCGGCCAATTGGGATCCGCGACGGTTCCCGGAGCCCGACCGGCTGGACCTGGAGCGCCAGGACGGGCCGCACGTCGGGTTCGGGTACGGCCGCCACCAGTGCGTCGGGCAGCAGCTGGCCCGCATGGAGCTACAGATCGTGCTACCGACGCTGTTCCGCCGCATCCCGGCGCTGCGGCTCGCGGCACCGGTGGAGGAACTCGCCTTCAAGCACGACGCACTGGCGTACGGCGTCCACGAGCTGCCGGTCACGTGGTGACCACTGCCTCACGGGATCTCACCGGTAGTGCCCCGGCGGGAGCGGGCATCTCGTAGCCCGGGCACTTGTGGTACTGGTCCTCGATACCGTTGCCGCCGAACCTGATTCGCTCCGTGACGAGTATTCCGGAACCGGTCTTCCGATGAAAGCCGGCGAGCGAGGGAGGGCGCCCCCGGAAAAGGGAGCGCCCCGCCCGGCGAATGCAGCGTGCGGCGCGTGGGTCGTGCTGGTCAGGAGCGCAACCCCATCCGTTTCAACATCCAGTCCACTGCGGCGTCCTGGTCGGTGGCGGGGATGCTGCGGGTGGAGTACAGGGGCGGAGTCACGTAGCGGACGCGACGCCAGCCGTGGCCGGGCCGGACCACCCACGCACCCCATTCACGCCGCAACGGCGCACCGCGCCGCGCGCCCTTCGGCAGCGGTTGCCTCGCAGCCCACAGCCGGAACCTGGTGCGGTGCAACCGCTCACGCAATGTCGGTGTCATCAGCGTTGTCCTCAGCACTGGATGAAGGTCGGTGGTGTCCGGATGCTGTGCGCGAGCACTCGGCCCTCGCGAGTCTCCCACATATCGGCAGCGCCGATCCATGCTCCGTCTTCGCACCGCGCGTACGTGGCGATGTTCAGCCGCAGGTTCGGGACGGCGTCGCTCTGCTGGGCTCCCTGCACGATCCACCTGCCATCCCGGCGGTAGCTCAGTGTCAGCGCCGCATGGAACCGTTCGGGCGGGGTGTTGCACGCGACGTAGCCGCCGACGATGACCGAGACAGGCTCTTGAAGATACGGCTGCCCTTGGTGAAATGCGAAGTCGCACTGAGGGTATGGGTCTGCTGTCGCGCTGGGTGCGGTCGCAACGGTGGCCGCGCCGATCAGCGTGGCACCGAGTACGGCAACGAGTGTTTGCGTACGTGCCATGATGTGTCCCTCCATGGAGTTGCCCAGCCGGGAGTTCGGCTGGCGCGAGGATGGACGGGTGCCGCTGACCAGGTGGTTCTGGTGATCCAGCTCCGTCCGGTGTTCGACGGCTCTATCCGTCGGACACCTCTTGCCCGGTTCCTTTCATGTCGCCGGACTCGGGCGGGCCGAAGCGGCCGATGTTGGTGCGGTCGAGCGCGACGGCCGCGATCCACAAATGCCGCAGGTCCCCG carries:
- a CDS encoding cytochrome P450, whose amino-acid sequence is MPDTAPAGVTETSSAPPYFPAPRAAGCPFAPPPTVLELNSAEQLSRVRIWDGSTPWLITGYDAIRMLFADPRVSVDDRKPGYPHWNEGMQSTVHQRPRSVFTSDAEEHSRYRRMLTKPFTYKRIEALRPAVQRITDEHIDAILAGPRPADLVESLSLPIPSLVISEMLGVPYEDAEFFQAQANRGMNRYATAEDAAKGAGALARYLAGLVRAKADEPGENLVSDLAERVSAGELSVPEAAQLGTGVLIAGHETTANQISLSVVALLEHPDQLALLRDAEDPKVVAVAVEELMRYLSIIQTGQRRIADEDIEVAGRVIRAGEGIILDVAPANWDPRRFPEPDRLDLERQDGPHVGFGYGRHQCVGQQLARMELQIVLPTLFRRIPALRLAAPVEELAFKHDALAYGVHELPVTW